The following proteins come from a genomic window of Rutidosis leptorrhynchoides isolate AG116_Rl617_1_P2 chromosome 10, CSIRO_AGI_Rlap_v1, whole genome shotgun sequence:
- the LOC139872274 gene encoding uncharacterized protein isoform X1: MATTSTGQSMDSTACKELKRKSSDVGWEYALLVDQNNLQKVKCTLCGKIMSGGIHRLKQHIAQVTGNVQSCSKANKEDKLKCQNALDELSFRKKAKQDYDNAVRRKVRINRESPVDVNEMEESSRGSKSHCSNGPIDKFTSFEKGKSKQTDIDSVMRKEKATRLKEYVPVPFNKVEKDSFAALLEAADQYGPRGEPPTRYELGECLLTKELQETKTRMKMHEDEWKTNGCSIMTNAWSDRQRGSILNLFVNSKLGTVILSSKESSDEAHTSEQIYEYVETCIKQVGPENVVQIVTNDDCNNVGVAKLLKVKRPTIFWTSCAAQAIKLMLEAIGGLKTYKTTLEKARKITEFIYAHHKLLALMRQYTQKRDIVRPGVSRFASSFLNLHSLLEKRVQLRQMFMSAQWESSNLSKSKKGKEVYALVIENKTWAGVTRCLSVFEPLVKILRMVDSDSKPSMGFLHGEFKKAQHQIKDALNDNQKFYDPIMEIISTKMKGRLDSCLHLAAYVLNPFYLYNDINIQHDAIVNDAVVEVIETLFPDDFEMQHRIVNEELPLYKGKQGKFSRVVAIKGCEVNVNKFDPASWWSNYGASTPNLRKVAMRILSLTTSSSGCERRKERGGHDLLLSNDDESEAQDWFSDEGLTFNLIGDAMGADDVLEPHSSSRTQELSEEDFESESEEEVNEDFEYESDDVQIIEHNEH; this comes from the exons ATGGCAACAACATCTACGGGTCAATCAATGGATTCCACTGCTTGTAAAGAACTCAAAAGGAAATCGAGTGATGTTGGGTGGGAATATGCACTTTTGGTTGATCAGAATAATCTCCAAAAAGTGAAATGTACGCTTTGTGGCAAGATTATGTCGGGTGGTATTCACAGATTGAAACAACACATTGCTCAGGTAACGGGGAATGTTCAATCATGTTCTAAAGCTAATAAAGAAGATAAATTAAAATGTCAAAATGCTCTTGATGAACTTTCTTTTAGAAAGAAAGCTAAACAAGATTATGATAACGCTGTGAGAAGGAAGGTAAGGATTAATAGGGAAAGCCCCGTTGACGTTAATGAGATGGAAGAATCGTCTAGAGGATCGAAGTCACATTGTTCTAACGGTCCTATTGATAAATTTACATCTTTTGAAAAAGGAAAGAGTAAACAAACGGACATTGATAGTGTTATGAGAAAAGAAAAAGCGACTCGTTTAAAGGAGTATGTTCCAGTTCCATTTAATAAGGTCGAGAAGGATAGTTTTGCGGCTCTGTTGGAGGCGGCTGATCAATATGGACCTAGGGGTGAACCTCCAACAAGATATGAGTTGGGAGAATGTTTATTAACCAAAGAGCTTCAAGAAACAAAAACTCGCATGAAAATGCATGAAGACGAATGGAAGACAAATGGATGCTCGATTATGACGAATGCATGGTCCGATAGACAAAGAGGGAGCATCCTGAATTTGTTTGTGAATTCGAAGTTAGGTACCGTTATCTTGTCATCAAAAGAATCTTCGGATGAAGCTCACACAAGCGAGCAAATATATGAATATGTTGAGACTTGTATAAAACAAGTTGGTCCCGAAAATGTTGTTCAAATTGTGACTAACGATGATTGTAATAATGTGGGAGTGGCAAAGTTGTTGAAGGTGAAACGACCTACAATATTTTGGACATCGTGTGCGGCGCAAGCAATTAAGCTTATGCTTGAAG CTATTGGTGGACTAAAAACGTACAAAACAACACTTGAAAAAGCAAGAAAAATAACTGAGTTCATTTATGCCCACCACAAATTATTGGCGTTAATGCGGCAATACACCCAGAAAAGGGATATTGTAAGACCGGGAGTTTCAAGATTTGCTTCCTCATTTCTTAATTTGCATAGTTTACTTGAAAAAAGAGTGCAACTAAGACAAATGTTTATGAGTGCACAATGGGAATCGTCTAACTTATCAAAGTCGAAGAAAGGGAAAGAAGTTTACGCTTTGGTGATTGAAAACAAAACGTGGGCCGGTGTGACAAGATGCCTAAGTGTCTTTGAACCTTTGGTCAAAATCTTAAGGATGGTAGATTCCGATTCGAAGCCTTCCATGGGTTTCCTACATGGTGAGTTTAAAAAGGCACAGCACCAAATCAAGGATGCTTTGAACGATAACCAAAAATTTTATGATCCTATCATGGAAATCATATCAACTAAGATGAAAGGTAGACTTGATTCTTGCCTACATTTGGCGGCTTATGTTTTGAACCCGTTTTATCTTTATAACGATATTAATATCCAACATGATGCCATTGTGAATGATGCGGTTGTTGAAGTTATTGAGACATTATTTCCCGATGATTTTGAGATGCAACATAGAATAGTTAATGAGGAGTTGCCACTTTACAAGGGTAAACAAGGAAAGTTTAGTCGTGTAGTTGCAATTAAAGGATGTGAGGTGAACGTTAATAAATTTGATCCGG CGAGTTGGTGGTCAAATTATGGTGCCTCAACTCCTAATTTGAGAAAGGTTGCTATGAGGATACTTTCTTTAACTACTAGCTCATCGGGATGCGAAAGAAGAAAGGAAAGAGGAGGTCATGACCTACTTTTATCGAATGATGATGAAAGTGAGGCACAAGATTGGTTTTCAGATGAAGGTTTGACTTTTAATTTGATTGGTGATGCTATGGGTGCGGATGATGTTTTAGAACCTCATAGTAGTAGTAGAACGCAGGAACTTTCTGAAGAAGATTTCGAGTCCGAGAGTGAGGAGGAAGTAAATGAAGATTTTGAGTATGAGTCAGATGATGTTCAAATTATTGAACATAATGAACATTAA
- the LOC139872274 gene encoding uncharacterized protein isoform X2, translated as MEESSRGSKSHCSNGPIDKFTSFEKGKSKQTDIDSVMRKEKATRLKEYVPVPFNKVEKDSFAALLEAADQYGPRGEPPTRYELGECLLTKELQETKTRMKMHEDEWKTNGCSIMTNAWSDRQRGSILNLFVNSKLGTVILSSKESSDEAHTSEQIYEYVETCIKQVGPENVVQIVTNDDCNNVGVAKLLKVKRPTIFWTSCAAQAIKLMLEAIGGLKTYKTTLEKARKITEFIYAHHKLLALMRQYTQKRDIVRPGVSRFASSFLNLHSLLEKRVQLRQMFMSAQWESSNLSKSKKGKEVYALVIENKTWAGVTRCLSVFEPLVKILRMVDSDSKPSMGFLHGEFKKAQHQIKDALNDNQKFYDPIMEIISTKMKGRLDSCLHLAAYVLNPFYLYNDINIQHDAIVNDAVVEVIETLFPDDFEMQHRIVNEELPLYKGKQGKFSRVVAIKGCEVNVNKFDPASWWSNYGASTPNLRKVAMRILSLTTSSSGCERRKERGGHDLLLSNDDESEAQDWFSDEGLTFNLIGDAMGADDVLEPHSSSRTQELSEEDFESESEEEVNEDFEYESDDVQIIEHNEH; from the exons ATGGAAGAATCGTCTAGAGGATCGAAGTCACATTGTTCTAACGGTCCTATTGATAAATTTACATCTTTTGAAAAAGGAAAGAGTAAACAAACGGACATTGATAGTGTTATGAGAAAAGAAAAAGCGACTCGTTTAAAGGAGTATGTTCCAGTTCCATTTAATAAGGTCGAGAAGGATAGTTTTGCGGCTCTGTTGGAGGCGGCTGATCAATATGGACCTAGGGGTGAACCTCCAACAAGATATGAGTTGGGAGAATGTTTATTAACCAAAGAGCTTCAAGAAACAAAAACTCGCATGAAAATGCATGAAGACGAATGGAAGACAAATGGATGCTCGATTATGACGAATGCATGGTCCGATAGACAAAGAGGGAGCATCCTGAATTTGTTTGTGAATTCGAAGTTAGGTACCGTTATCTTGTCATCAAAAGAATCTTCGGATGAAGCTCACACAAGCGAGCAAATATATGAATATGTTGAGACTTGTATAAAACAAGTTGGTCCCGAAAATGTTGTTCAAATTGTGACTAACGATGATTGTAATAATGTGGGAGTGGCAAAGTTGTTGAAGGTGAAACGACCTACAATATTTTGGACATCGTGTGCGGCGCAAGCAATTAAGCTTATGCTTGAAG CTATTGGTGGACTAAAAACGTACAAAACAACACTTGAAAAAGCAAGAAAAATAACTGAGTTCATTTATGCCCACCACAAATTATTGGCGTTAATGCGGCAATACACCCAGAAAAGGGATATTGTAAGACCGGGAGTTTCAAGATTTGCTTCCTCATTTCTTAATTTGCATAGTTTACTTGAAAAAAGAGTGCAACTAAGACAAATGTTTATGAGTGCACAATGGGAATCGTCTAACTTATCAAAGTCGAAGAAAGGGAAAGAAGTTTACGCTTTGGTGATTGAAAACAAAACGTGGGCCGGTGTGACAAGATGCCTAAGTGTCTTTGAACCTTTGGTCAAAATCTTAAGGATGGTAGATTCCGATTCGAAGCCTTCCATGGGTTTCCTACATGGTGAGTTTAAAAAGGCACAGCACCAAATCAAGGATGCTTTGAACGATAACCAAAAATTTTATGATCCTATCATGGAAATCATATCAACTAAGATGAAAGGTAGACTTGATTCTTGCCTACATTTGGCGGCTTATGTTTTGAACCCGTTTTATCTTTATAACGATATTAATATCCAACATGATGCCATTGTGAATGATGCGGTTGTTGAAGTTATTGAGACATTATTTCCCGATGATTTTGAGATGCAACATAGAATAGTTAATGAGGAGTTGCCACTTTACAAGGGTAAACAAGGAAAGTTTAGTCGTGTAGTTGCAATTAAAGGATGTGAGGTGAACGTTAATAAATTTGATCCGG CGAGTTGGTGGTCAAATTATGGTGCCTCAACTCCTAATTTGAGAAAGGTTGCTATGAGGATACTTTCTTTAACTACTAGCTCATCGGGATGCGAAAGAAGAAAGGAAAGAGGAGGTCATGACCTACTTTTATCGAATGATGATGAAAGTGAGGCACAAGATTGGTTTTCAGATGAAGGTTTGACTTTTAATTTGATTGGTGATGCTATGGGTGCGGATGATGTTTTAGAACCTCATAGTAGTAGTAGAACGCAGGAACTTTCTGAAGAAGATTTCGAGTCCGAGAGTGAGGAGGAAGTAAATGAAGATTTTGAGTATGAGTCAGATGATGTTCAAATTATTGAACATAATGAACATTAA
- the LOC139873477 gene encoding histone-lysine N-methyltransferase, H3 lysine-4 specific-like, translated as MAMSSLPKIGIFVILATCRQQLYDIVVKEWLFIFLKRAMDKHNKSLRFSMKHNDLDTTVELKKRLRFQQSKIHDWGLVALEPIEAEDFVIEYVGELIRPRIYDIWRKWELEQLPFWIGRWLCGMLEVEDDVHLSIW; from the exons ATGGCAATGTCGTCTCTTCCAAAGATTGGGATCTTTGTTATCTTGGCAACATGTAGACAACAACTATATGATATTGTGGTCAAGGAGTGGTTATTCATATTTCTGAAAAGAGCTATGGATAAACATAATAAATCCTTGCGTTTTTCTATGAAGCACAACGATCTTGATACAACAGTT GAATTGAAAAAACGTTTGCGTTTTCAACAGAGCAAGATACATGATTGGGGTCTTGTTGCACTTGAGCCAATTGAGGCAGAAGATTTTGTGATTGAATACGTTGGAGAATTGATTCGTCCTCGT ATTTATGATATCTGGAGAAAATGGGAATTGGAGCAGTTACCTTTTTGGATTGGACGATGGTTATGTG GAATGTTGGAGGTTGAAGATGATGTCCATCTTTCGATATGGTAG